Part of the Drosophila santomea strain STO CAGO 1482 chromosome 2L, Prin_Dsan_1.1, whole genome shotgun sequence genome is shown below.
GTGGAAATGTACCTTAAATACAGATGTATAACTTAGAGTTTACATGCTGAGTAGAGTACCCTCCATTCGTTGACTGCATCTTAAAACATCGAAAAAATCCGTATTTATTATGGTGTTTACTTTGTCGCCTGCCGccttaaattttattttactattGTTTGTGCCCATAAAAAACGGGCAGCAACAATTTCCCGTTTCGGTTGTTGTTTCTTTCCAGTTGCGACTCATTTAAAAAGTGTACATCATGTGGCCATTAGCTTTGATGTTCGGCGTTGTGCCGAAGGCAACCTCCCGCCCTGACAATTACGCATATTATTTGCACAAATTACGCATGGCAAATcatttgtacatatattttattggaCTTTCTCGTTATGCGTGGGCACGCAATCCATGGATCGGTGAATTTCGAGCTGGAGCCGCGACTCTAACAAATTGTTAACAACTTGATTATGCGTCTAATGGCGAAATTGCAAGAGCGGAAATCCATCGAGTGGAAGTATATAAACGAACTGCCATACAGACCACCCCAATTccaatttcatatttttatggaCTTCGGCTACCATAACTTGACCATAATTGCGTTTTCTTTGCCATACTACATATATGTGTGCAATTTGCTGCCACATCAGAGGCGACATTTTCGCCTGCTGCCCCACCCATCAAAGGAGCACAGAACGCAGAAAAAATGTGACGACGACCACATGAAAGCAGCCAGCAACATAAACATATACTTAATGATTTTGTACACCCAGAAAATATCATATGTACGGGTGGGTATACATATCTGGAAATTCTGGTGCCGCTCTGTCTTCCATTCATGATTCAGTGGGAGGCAATTTCATTGTTGTTTACATAGtaaatttatacttttttacaACATGTTTCCATTATTTTAGTAGAGTAAACACAGTACTTGTGGCACCACATGTGGCACAAATTTTGTGCGGTTGCAATTGTGAACTTCAAAGTCTCGGAACGTGCAGACTGCGTGGCAACATCCAGGCAAAATATTATAGCCCCCGTCTAACCCAACTCTATTCCACATCCTGCACTTGAAACTACTTGTATTCTGCTTCCCAGACAAGTGAGATATCACTTTCAGTTGGATGTAAAGAGGAATTGTTGTATGAGATAACTTATATGCCAGGTTTTCGTTTTGAATCCATCATAGGCAACACTTTATTGCCTCATAAAACATTAGCCAATCAATCGATCattattaaacgttttttCTCCCGTATCATTCCCAAAGATATCGCATTGCAAAATTAGCAATTACATCTCGTCACCCACAAAACAAGAGAGCCGAATGGTTCCCACGCATATATGAGTGTTGGATATGTAACCAAATATATGACGAGTATATACACATATTGGGAAATAtgtttggccataaaaatgacAAGTGCCGAACTCCGTGGAACATCAAAGCCTCGTGAGGCGTGTGGCACGTACACACATGTGGCAGTAATAATGAGGCAAGTGCAACATACTTGCAAAATGTCATTTGGTGTCACCGGCACCGGCACCAGCcgaaaaaattatatatattcccATCAAAAATTGTCTTCCTTTGCTCGTTTGGTGGTTGAACACGAAGTTTTCCCCCTGGAAATTGGCAAATGACAGAAAATTCGCTTAACGATGCGGATACATCTATATATGTGGGTAATTTTCCAGGGGTTGTGAGAgtggtacaatttttaaaccgTTTCGTGTCTtctctttgtttatttaactACCTGAAAGTATTGCAACATTTTGTCTGCCATGCACTTGTCATTTTTGGGGGCGTAGACTTCGGCAAAAACCTTGTATGAAAAAGAGTTAAAGAGCTGACAAAGTTCCCGAAGTTCAAGAGTGCAGTTGAAAACTTGGCCCTGCCCTTCTGACTTCGCTATattgtattaaaatttttattgagACATTATTagcacaaatatttatgagaCTGGTTTGAACACAatcttctcttttttttgcataaacaTAAATCATTTAAGTCGTTGACTGTATATTTTAcgatttttgcataatttatacTTATTAAAAGGAAAgagaaaacaattaaaaagatTCGTATCGAGCCCGCAGATTTGTATATTTACAACCATTTCTTACCACGTTTCGGACTTAAGTATTTCTGTTTatgttttaaacttttttagATTTTCTACCTTTCTTCAGGAACATAATCATTTCGAAGCTGCTAATAAAGTGAGTATCTGTTTGGTCAGTTTTATGTCATTCCCAAGGGGCGATTGGTCCAGAAGTCAATtcgattttatatattttgtttcaTTTGCATGCTACATGGGCAGAACAAGTTTTCTGATTTTACAAATTCGTTTTatcgtaatttttttttgattcgAAGATATCGCATAACGTACACAACGCATATCTTATGCTTATCTGCACTCAATGGCAACGTTTCATCAAAATGTCAGCGTATATCAtagaaatcaataaatttcaaCTTGCCAATGCACAGgcgaaaaataacaaaaaatgtttatcaaTTTATTGTGGCAGCATTTTGCATAACCCCCTCTTGATTTCCAGTCATATTTTAAAAGCAGTCGCAGcttgaaaacaaaagaatCTGAAATGAATGCGAATTTATGTATTAAAGGTAATATATATTTCGctttcaaatgtttttttatatcagGGTTACACTTTACATTCatcattttatatatacaatataagATCCCATTTAAATGAGCAGAACATTTATGGAATACAATTTATCTGGCGAGCTTAGGCTCCTAGAATAAGTGCAGTAAAGATTCGGGTTTCGTCAAGAGAATGGCCAGTCTCACACATGTTGGCTTTTTCCATCTGACCATAAAGTCACACATTAAGCACACAAGATTTAACAGAATTTGCTCATTTCGCACTAATTTGCAACTAATACCCCAGAGTATGCAGCAAAACACTGACCGCAAGGCGAAGGCCGGTCTGAAATGGCCAATTGTCTGAAACGTTAAGCCTTTTAAtcaattgccaaaaatacaaaaagacCCAGACTGCAGAgccacatatatgtatgtatgcccAAATGGGGATTTTGTTCATTTCGAAAGGCATTAAGTTCTCATTGAGGGGACAGGCAAGGTTTagttttggttttcctttaCGGATCTTAATGGCACCCTTTTTTCTGGCCAAAGCTGAGCCTGTTTAGCTCCACACACGCATACCCTTTTATTTGagtataaaaatcaattttcctTGGTAATTACAGTTATGCGGGGGCGTAACGAACAATTTGACCTGAGCACTGAGTACTGAGTACccaaaaaatgattttgtttttccgcTCTGCGGTTGCATGTGTAAAATGTATTTGAATATTTGATGACTTTGACAAGTTTGATTCGTTGGCAGAGTGACAAGCCGATAGACAAAGGTTCCCTTCGAAGATATCAGGTAAACGTAAACGTAAACGTAAACGGCATATGACATGGAAATTGTTAATGATACATGAGTTCGGCTCTCCGATTTCCCATCTCGACTTCTATCcatctaattgatttcgctgTGTGTCCAGCCTAGCATGTTACTTAGTCAGCAGCCTGACAGTTGGACAGTTTTCTAGCTCTCACCCCGCGGACGACACAGGCTGTGTTTATAAAGTCATTACCCACCGGCCAGCTGGAAATAGTGGGTATCAGTGGTAGAAGTTGGGAGTTTCATTCGCATCCCAGCCTGCACATCATCAGCAACGAGTCTCAGCACCTTTTCCAAATCCTTTTTATATCTACAGTCGAACTTCTCTAGAACGAAGTACATGTGTGCAAGTCAAGTAACTTAATGTTGAAAAAGTCATAGGCCAAATCATAATATtctacaatttaaatatataatacaaatataacAATGATAATATGTTATTCAAAAATCCCTTAAATATCTATAATTTTGGCATAATTCTAAAGTTATATATACTGTATTCTTAAGATACCCTTGTCATTGAAGTTATGGACCGCCAGCTGTAGTATTTCTCCCATTGATTTTTATGCAATTTCACTTAATGACAAAGAGAGGCGCACAAAAAACGTTAATATCTACAAATTTTCACCGTGGCGCCAAGGTGACAAGAGATTTGGTGGCACCTCCATGTCACCGCTGTCCATAAACTCGCAGCCGGCAGCCGTGGCAGTCGCACTTTGTGGCACACGTGCCGCGGCACTTGGGTGcacgtgccacgccccctttcgGCCGCCCATCTACCGTTAGACATTTTGCCCGATCATGTTTGGGTTAATGAgtggggcgtggcaggggcaGAGGCAGCGCTGATTGTTGATTGCCGGttcaacttgcaacttgccTCAAACGCGTGGCCACTCATTCTCGCGCTGCAAATGCCACAGAATCTGAAAGTCATGCCAATACCCCTTTTAAGTTTTAAACTGTAAGGAATCAAATGATTTAGAAACGAAGTTAACAACACGTTCAGACTGCATTGTATTTCTTAGCCATTTACtgcattattttataaaatctgcataattgtaaaaagatatatatatattatttttttttttaataaattcccCGCCAATTAACCTCTTATGCATATCTATTtgctttcaattatgtttaattGTCCGAACTAAAGGAATTGAACTTTTTCTCGCCCCAATAAGCCATAATTCACttgaaaatatgtttatttgaaATGGATTCATTTTCAAATCGATTTCCCTTCGCTGGCATAAATCAATTCCGGGCCAGCCCATCCACGCCCCCCCAATTAAGCGgctcaaatatttacaaacgCCCCGCGGgagaatttaaatattttgtcacTGTTTGTTGGACACCCGACATTTAACCTTAGCCCACAAGTCTGCCGCTCATCAGCCGCCCGACTTCCTCATGGtatagtacatatatttatatttatggttTGGTATGGATgctatggtatggtatggaTGGTGTGGTATGGTGTGGAGTGGCGTGGGGGCACCAGAAGCCGCCGAGATCCACAGCTGCGTCAGCATCATTTACATTcaaattaaaacgaaaacGCCAAAAGGAAATTTATGCCAAGGGAGCCAACCGAGAGTTGAGCCCAGAGTTTCCCCATCTTGTTCTTGTCGGGCAAATGATGAGTTTGTTACCATTTTCGTGTGGGGCGGCGCTCTGTTTGTTTTGACACTTGGACTACACGGATCTGCGGCGTTGTTGGCCTATAAATTACCCCGACATttgacatatgtatgtacaagtATATGGGTATATGGTAGTGGTTGCTCCTGTAAAGATCGCCGACCGGCGATAGCCTAATGTTTTGTTTGTTCTCGTGATTAGTTTGTAATTAACTTCGGGTCCCACATCGAAGATTGCCCCTTCAGATAGGTATATCCACACAATGTCCGAGGGAAAGTGAATGAGCAGgtatggaaattaaaatttggcAAGTGAGGTGCCAGATAGACAAATGCCGATAGCACCTTTTTCAATGAGTTCACCATATAATTAGAGGAAGTGTTATTATTTTTCGAGTCCCCCCTTAACGACAAGAGGTTTATCCCTCAAgttaatttctttataattaGGCAGAGAGATGGGTCCGTCGAGGGCCCAGAGTATATATTTAGTTATCAAAAATGCTATTATATCCGATTAGTTTGGGCTCTCAATCAAagtgggaaaagtggaaattTCCAAAGGCCTTCAATACGATTACCGTACGCTTATCCACACCAGAAATTGagaaccaaaaccaaaccaagaCCCAAATCCAGACCCAGTGCCCAATCATCCATCAAGACTCCACTTAAGACCCAAAACTCCGGCGTGTCAATCGAATTTTCTGAACACCCGAAAGTCTCAGTGAAAAATTTCACTTTGAGTGACCATGAAAATGCATTCGTCGAACACGAGAGTGTGTATCTGGGTATCTGTATATTTGTATCTGAACTGCACATATTCCCAGACCCCTTCAGTctgtttttcaatttgttcTGCCGCCAGGACGACACTTGCACCCAAGGAATTACGCCTATGTGGAACAGGATATATCTGCGATATTGTGTGAGAAATTCAAACAGGATTTCTGGCTACTTTGCATAGCTGTGAACTGAAGTGTTTGTCAGGGCGTTATAATGCGTAATTTATGTGGAGTATTTCTTATAGAGGGAGAGCCACCGGTAATTTGAGTATTCAAGATACCCGAGATGTATGGAAAAGTGTTGaaaacttattattattaattaacaaaagcTATTGGCATTCATAATGCCTTGTAAAAATGGTGTATAAAAATCCCAATAATAAAACGTAGGTACTTTTTGGTTCacaagtttttatttatttttgatttgtttttgtatgtttgtgttttttttttatatatttttgtttaataatttttgtttagatatttttcgtgttttcacttttttagCGTTCACATTGAATACAGATTATGGTTTTACTCTCCTTTAATTTATGCTAAATAATTCCTTATGTTTTCGCCGGATAAATACAACTAACTGAAGCGTCTATGAATTTACTGTTAATACTACGAATATATCATTATATTTAATAGCATTACTAACGGTTTATGCTTACACTACATAGCTATTTATAGTTTACAATCGTGCAgcgttttatttatgtatatatatatttgcttgttttgcATAGTTTTTGAGTGAATTTCGTTCTAACTTTACACTGAGATGAGTTTGCGAACAACATTGAAACATTTGTACAATAAATTAAACTAGATTACAAAAATTCTCTAGGGAAAAGTGAGAAGAACTGTACAGCTtatgcataatttaaaatttttacaacaaatagagaaaagttttttctttgcctttatataaacaacaaataatttacaacATTCAAAAAGATAGCTATCTTTTCTGTTCTGTTTCACTGCACTTAAAAGTCGtctaaattgaaaaattattgttGAAGTTAAAGTTTAAACAATTTCATGGACTGAAAGGAAATTCAAGCTTATCATTTGCAAGAACGGATTTTTTATATCCGGATGCAAAAtgttgtataaatatttgttgacCGTTATTGAACTATATGATGTGTAATCCAGGATCTTTTTTGAGTTCAAGACGACCTTTAAGCCCAGTGAATTCACTTTTTAATACTGCTCGTGGCAAGAACTTGGTGGCAAGGGCTGTTAACTTAGTGGGCGGGGCTGCGGGAGGCGGTGACCGTGGGCGGCGAGCCGGCGGCCGAGGAGGGCGGCCCCTGACCGCCTGGCAGTTGATAGGGACTGAACCGCTGATACTGGCGCGGTCGCATATCGGGCGACGGCGATCCCGAGGACGTCGACGAGGGCGTGGATGCGgtgggcgggggcgggggcgtcCGGTTGGCGGCCATTGCTGCGGCGGCCGCCTGCGCTTGCGCTTGAGCCTGAGCGGCGGCTTGGGCGGCGGCAGCTTGCTGATTGGCGCTGGCCAGAAAGCCGGCGGTAAGTTGGGGCCACTGCTGCTGGAACATGTGGAAGGCGCCCAGGCCCGGGGGCGGGGGTGGTGGTccggctgccgctgccgccgcttGGTACATTTGCGGCATCATCAGCTGGGCGTAGGGGGAATTGCCGCCGAACATTTGCAGGTGCTGGCGCGCCTTCTCGAACAGCGCCATCGAGGAGGGATCACCTTGGGCGGCGAACTGTTGCATCAGCGGATCGGGAAAGAGACGCAGTGGCGAGcggagctgctgctccagcagcagcgcctCCATGGGATCGCGATCGAAGTCGGTGAGGCGGGAGGAGTCGCGGAAGCCCTTGGCGAACGGATTCGAATCGATCTTCAGCTTGGTGATCAGCTGATTCTGATAGGCCGTCACCGCCGTGAATACCGTTTCCGGGAACACGTAGGTCTTGTGGTCCAAGTCCTGCAGTTCCTTGGGATTCGACGGAATGCTCTGGCCATGGCTCAAACGCACCAAGTGAATTCTGGGCTGGTAGCGATGCATCGAGTTCAAAACGATCTGGAAGGGGATAACAAAGAGAGAAGGGTTTCATTGTAGTAAGTCGATTGAAATTTACATAGCTGGGTATTGGGAAAGTGCTAAACATGATTGATACACCTGATGAAAGTTAGctttaatatacatttcaGGATTATTAAAAAGCATACTATCCTAAAGTTCTTTTCTTGATTTAAGCatgaacattttccattttcacaGCAAAGCAACATTAATCATCGAAGGTCTCTAGACTCGCAACTTGGCGAATATTTCTCCGTGTTGCAAAATTATCAATCATTTAGCACTCGCGACTAATCGCTACCTCAGCATCTGAATGTCTCAGCAGCCGAGTATCTGCGCATCTGAGTATCTCAGTAACGCAGTATCTCGGTATCTCAAGTCAACTCACCTGTCCGTTCTTATCCATTTCGTTATTAGTCAGCTTCACCTTCTCGAAGGAGATAACTTGTTTGCGGAGCGCCTCGCAGCTGAAGGGACTGTCGGGATGGGCGTAGAGGCGGGCTGGGGGGGCGGGGTCGGCCTTGCCGGCCACCAGCCAGGCGGACCGATGGTAGGCGTAGCGATACCGCTTCGAGTCCATGGGGATGATGTCCATGAGGACGGCGTAGCGATCGGCGGGCTGGATTTGCCTCAGCGGACCCGAGAAACTGACGCGCACAGTGGGGAACATGCGTCTGGAAGAggtaacaaataaaaattaactcGATTAGATTTTTGCTTTCATTGAATGCTCCTTCTTTTGGGGATTGCTATTGCCACACAGCTAGTTAAGTCGACTATTTATGGCCCAGACACTGGGGCTGCATACAGATTTTCccatattttctattttccatttcgattttcCCTGCTTTGACAAGTGCAGACAATGGTAACAAAAGCGAAACTCTTCCCTCTTTTTAGAGTCACAAACCTGTGTCACAAACacatctctctctctctcttctaCATCCTGTGGTTTAATGTCCCTCCAAAAATCCGGTGACATAACCTCGGGCCAAAAAGGCCAAAGGCGGGAATCGGGGACCGCCCTGATGTCTGCGACTCCGAGGTGTGATTTTTACAATATCATTAAGGTGTATATATCTATCTGAATGTGTGTGagctgtgtgcgtgtggtCAGGTGTGTGGGAGCAAAGGTGTGGACAACCCGTGGTCACTTGGATTGAACTTGTTCCCATTCTCCCGCTGACAACAGCAACGCCCATAGCTCTGATTTTCTCATTTCCTTGCTGCAGGTATAcaaatgttttccttttttgcacAGTTTCCCTTTTTGTAGGGAATAGACCCCACACAGCACCTCGAATGGCATGAAATTTGTGTTGACACTGCAAAAC
Proteins encoded:
- the LOC120458466 gene encoding T-box protein H15 isoform X2, encoding MRRLHAVCREISSTTTQCPISVEDEVDVDVVDCSDAEEPPTKARRLNHHPHHQHHQHHHNNNNNNNVAHKSRNSGGAVAQTASAESQLNTSSTSSQGRCSTPPQSPGTEDSEERLTPEPVQKAPKIVGSCNCDDLKPVQCHLETKELWDRFHDLGTEMIITKTGRRMFPTVRVSFSGPLRQIQPADRYAVLMDIIPMDSKRYRYAYHRSAWLVAGKADPAPPARLYAHPDSPFSCEALRKQVISFEKVKLTNNEMDKNGQIVLNSMHRYQPRIHLVRLSHGQSIPSNPKELQDLDHKTYVFPETVFTAVTAYQNQLITKLKIDSNPFAKGFRDSSRLTDFDRDPMEALLLEQQLRSPLRLFPDPLMQQFAAQGDPSSMALFEKARQHLQMFGGNSPYAQLMMPQMYQAAAAAAGPPPPPPGLGAFHMFQQQWPQLTAGFLASANQQAAAAQAAAQAQAQAQAAAAAMAANRTPPPPPTASTPSSTSSGSPSPDMRPRQYQRFSPYQLPGGQGPPSSAAGSPPTVTASRSPAH
- the LOC120458466 gene encoding T-box protein H15 isoform X1, encoding MLVGSHPYLCNGVPAAPANTAPNASGQTTTTASKSAAGSATDFSIAAIMAREDASSRESSIRSASPISVEDEVDVDVVDCSDAEEPPTKARRLNHHPHHQHHQHHHNNNNNNNVAHKSRNSGGAVAQTASAESQLNTSSTSSQGRCSTPPQSPGTEDSEERLTPEPVQKAPKIVGSCNCDDLKPVQCHLETKELWDRFHDLGTEMIITKTGRRMFPTVRVSFSGPLRQIQPADRYAVLMDIIPMDSKRYRYAYHRSAWLVAGKADPAPPARLYAHPDSPFSCEALRKQVISFEKVKLTNNEMDKNGQIVLNSMHRYQPRIHLVRLSHGQSIPSNPKELQDLDHKTYVFPETVFTAVTAYQNQLITKLKIDSNPFAKGFRDSSRLTDFDRDPMEALLLEQQLRSPLRLFPDPLMQQFAAQGDPSSMALFEKARQHLQMFGGNSPYAQLMMPQMYQAAAAAAGPPPPPPGLGAFHMFQQQWPQLTAGFLASANQQAAAAQAAAQAQAQAQAAAAAMAANRTPPPPPTASTPSSTSSGSPSPDMRPRQYQRFSPYQLPGGQGPPSSAAGSPPTVTASRSPAH